In Strigops habroptila isolate Jane chromosome 4, bStrHab1.2.pri, whole genome shotgun sequence, a single genomic region encodes these proteins:
- the NTN3 gene encoding netrin-3, which translates to MEVQQLLRLLLTTAMLGLSQTVNPFVAQQTPPDPCYDESGAPRRCIPEFVNAAFGKEVQASSTCGKPPTRHCNASDPRRAHPPAYLTDLNTASNMTCWRSETLHHSPQNVTLTLSLGKKFEVVYVSLQFCSPRPESTAILKSMDYGKTWVPYQYYSSQCRKIYGKPSKATVTKQNEQEALCTDGLTDLYPLTGGLIAFSTLDGRPSAQDFDSSPVLQDWVTATDIRVVFSRPHLFRDLGSRDAGEDEGGTGSTPYYYAVGELQVGGRCKCNGHAARCVKDKEQKLVCDCKHNTEGPECDRCKPFHYDRPWQRATAREANECLACNCNLHARRCRFNMELYKLSGRKSGGVCLNCRHNTAGRHCHYCKEGFYRDLSKSITDRKACKACDCHPVGAAGKTCNQTTGQCPCKDGVTGLTCNRCAKGYQQSRSPVAPCIKIPAINPTSLVTSTEAPADCDSYCKPAKGNYKINMKKYCKKDYVVQVNILEMETVANWAKFTINILSVYKCRDERVKRGDNFLWIHLKDLSCKCPKIQISKKYLVMGISENSTDRPGLMADKNSLVIQWRDAWTRRLRKLQRREKKGKCVKP; encoded by the exons ATGGAGGTCCAGCAGCTCCTGCGCCTGCTCCTCACCACCGCCATGCTGGGCCTCTCCCAGACCGTGAACCCCTTTGTGGCCCAGCAGACCCCCCCAGACCCTTGCTACGATGAGAGCGGTGCTCCTCGCCGCTGCATCCCTGAATTTGTCAATGCCGCCTTTGGGAAGGAGGTCCAAGCCTCCAGCACGTGTGGGAAGCCCCCGACACGGCACTGCAATGCCTCAGACCCGCGCCGAGCCCACCCACCCGCCTACCTGACTGACCTTAACACCGCGTCCAACATGACGTGCTGGCGCTCTGAGACCCTCCACCACTCACCGCAGAACGTCACCCTCACCCTGTCCCTCGGCAAGAAGTTCGAGGTGGTCTATGTCAGCCTCCAGTTCTGCTCACCTCGGCCGGAATCCACCGCCATCCTCAAGTCAATGGACTATGGCAAGACCTGGGTGCCGTACCAGTACTACTCCTCCCAGTGCCGTAAGATCTACGGCAAGCCCAGCAAAGCCACCGTCACCAAGCAGAATGAACAGGAGGCCCTCTGCACTGATGGCCTCACCGACCTCTACCCGCTCACCGGTGGGCTCATTGCCTTCAGCACCCTTGATGGGCGACCCTCTGCACAGGACTTCGACAGCAGCCCCGTGCTCCAGGACTGGGTGACAGCCACCGACATCCGCGTGGTCTTCAGCCGCCCGCATCTCTTCCGCGACCTGGGCAGCCgggatgctggggaggatgAGGGGGGCACCGGCTCCACCCCCTATTACTACGCAGTGGGGGAGCTGCAGGTCGGCGGGCGCTGCAAGTGCAATGGGCATGCAGCGCGCTGTGTGAAGGACAAGGAGCAGAAGCTGGTGTGCGACTGCAAGCACAACACTGAGGGGCCCGAGTGCGACCGCTGCAAGCCCTTCCACTATGACCGGCCCTGGCAGCGGGCCACAGCCCGCGAGGCCAATGAGTGTCTGG CCTGTAACTGCAACCTGCACGCCCGGCGCTGCCGCTTCAACATGGAGCTGTACAAGCTCTCAGGCAGGAAGAGCGGTGGCGTGTGCCTCAACTGCCGGCACAACACAGCAGGGCGGCACTGCCACTACTGCAAGGAGGGCTTCTACCGGGACCTCAGCAAGTCCATCACGGACCGCAAGGCCTGCAAAG CTTGCGACTGCCACCCTGTTGGCGCAGCCGGCAAGACCTGCAACCAGACGACGGGGCAGTGCCCGTGCAAGGACGGTGTGACTGGCCTTACTTGCAACCGCTGTGCCAAGGGCTACCAGCAGAGCCGCTCACCAGTGGCCCCCTGCATCA AGATCCCTGCCATCAACCCCACCTCCCTGGTCACCAGCACGGAGGCGCCTGCGG ACTGTGACTCCTACTGCAAGCCAGCCAAGGGCAACTACAAGATTAACATGAAGAAGTACTGCAAGAAAGACTATG TGGTCCAGGTGAACATCCTCGAAATGGAGACAGTGGCCAACTGGGCCAAGTTCACCATCAACATCCTCTCTGTCTACAAGTGCCGTGACGAGCGGGTCAAGCGTGGTGACAACTTCTTGTGGATCCACCTGAAAGACCTGTCCTGCAAGTGCCCCAAGATTCAGATCAGCAAGAAGTACCTGGTCATGGGGATCAGCGAAAACTCCACTGACCGGCCGGGACTGATGGCTGACAAGAACAGCCTGGTCATCCAGTGGCGGGACGCCTGGACGCGCCGCCTCCGGAAACTGCAGCGAcgggagaagaaggggaagtGCGTGAAGCCCTGA